One region of Quercus lobata isolate SW786 chromosome 2, ValleyOak3.0 Primary Assembly, whole genome shotgun sequence genomic DNA includes:
- the LOC115973813 gene encoding uncharacterized protein LOC115973813, producing the protein MSIAWLSAEDSNSGPKRAKVSIQPALSFSDEDKVGTIQPHDDALVITLRIKGYDVKRVMMDQGSDAEIMYPDLYKGLNLRPEDLTTYDSSLAGSEVVEVDFIVLDAYSPYMAVVARPWLHAVGAVSSTFY; encoded by the exons ATGTCAATCGCTTGGCTATCCGCCGAGGACTCAAATTCTGGGCCAAAGAGGGCTAAAGTGAGTATCCAACCGGCGTTAAGCTTTTCAGATGAAGATAAGGTTGGaaccatacaaccccatgatgatgctttgGTGATCACGCTAAGAATTAAGGGGTATGACGTGAAGAGAGTGATGATGGACCAAGGTAGTGATGCTGAAATTATGTACCCTGACTTATacaaggggttgaatttgagaCCCGAAGACTTAACAACCTACGATTCTTCTTTG GCTGGTTCAgaagtggtggaggtggatttcatCGTGTTGGATGCTTATTCCCCCTACATGGCCGTTGTggccagaccttggcttcatgccgTAGGAGCCGTCTCTTCTACTTTCTACTAG
- the LOC115973815 gene encoding uncharacterized protein LOC115973815 — MNKHHRIYNNSQDSSILPPSSSSSSSLKQKLKSSLCCFHSHSQRDDNSVNYSSDSQEPRLYRSTSMKLKPQRCLASHDALIPPELKDKCKNLMSRIGAGGGGGGGGGGRHRRRHSADFKYDPLSYALNFDEGENDDGYGYGYGYGNCNGNGVPSRDSADVPLRNFASRLPASPPHTGIATHS; from the coding sequence ATGAACAAGCACCACCGCATCTACAACAACAGCCAAGATTCGTCGATATTGCCGCCGTCGTCGTCCTCCTCCTCGTCTCTCAAGCAAAAGCTCAAGTCGTCCCTGTGTTGCTTCCACAGTCACAGCCAACGTGATGACAATTCCGTGAATTACTCTTCCGACTCGCAGGAGCCGAGGCTGTACCGGAGCACGTCGATGAAGCTGAAGCCGCAGCGGTGCTTGGCGAGTCACGATGCTCTCATACCGCCGGAGTTGAAAGACAAGTGCAAGAACTTGATGTCGCGAATCGGAGcaggaggtggaggtggaggaggaggaggagggaggCACCGGAGGCGCCATTCCGCTGATTTCAAATACGATCCTCTCAGCTACGCCCTCAATTTCGACGAGGGCGAAAACGACGACGGTTACGGTTACGGTTACGGTTACGGCAACTGTAACGGTAACGGAGTGCCGTCTCGAGATTCCGCCGATGTTCCGTTACGGAATTTCGCGTCAAGGTTACCGGCGTCTCCGCCGCACACGGGGATCGCCACCCATAGTTGA